The following proteins are co-located in the Hypomesus transpacificus isolate Combined female chromosome 23, fHypTra1, whole genome shotgun sequence genome:
- the LOC124485444 gene encoding poly(rC)-binding protein 3-like: MEPTKVQSEGGLNVTLTIRLLMHGKEVGSIIGKKGETVKKMREESGARINISEGNCPERIVTITGPTDAIFKAFAMIAYKFEEDIINSMSNSPAPSKPPVTLRLVVPASQCGSLIGKGGSKIKEMRESTGAQVQVAGDMLPNSTERAVTISGTPEAIIQCVKQICVVMLESPPKGATIPYRPKPASTPVIFSGGQAYTIQGQYAIPHPDQLTKLHQLAMQQTPFTPLGQTTPAFPGLDASPPASTHELTIPNDLIGCIIGRQGTKINEIRQMSGAQIKIANAMEGSSERQITITGTPANISLAQYLINARFRDVAAMWNDPSSMTTS, encoded by the exons ATGGAGCCCACCAAAGTCCAGTCAGAGGGTGGGCTCAATGTCACCCTTACCATCCGCCTCCTCATGCATGGCAAA GAGGTTGGAAGCATTATTGGCAAG AAGGGGGAAACCGTGAAGAAGATGCGAGAGGAG AGTGGTGCACGAATCAACATCTCTGAGGGCAACTGCCCTGAGAGGATCGTCACCATCACAGGCCCAACAGACGCCATCTTTAAGGCCTTTGCCATGATTGCCTACAAGTTTGAAGAG GATATAATCAATTCCATGAGCAACAGCCCTGCCCCCAGCAAGCCCCCGGTGACCCTGCGCCTGGTggtgccagccagccagtgtgGCTCCCTCATCGGGAAGGGAGGCTCCAAGAtcaaggagatgagagag TCCACAGGTGCTCAGGTCCAGGTGGCAGGAGACATGCTGCCCAACTCGACAGAGCGTGCAGTGACAATCTCTGGCACCCCAGAAGCCATCATCCAGTGTGTCAAGCAAATATGTGTGGTCATGTTGGAG TCCCCACCTAAAGGTGCCACAATCCCCTACCGCCCCAagcctgcctccacccctgtcATCTTTTCAGGTGGCCAG GCCTACACGATTCAGGGACAGTATGCCATCCCACACCCAGAT CAGTTGACCAAGCTCCACCAGTTGGCTATGCAGCAAACCCCCTTTACCCCTCTCGGACAGACCACCCCCGCTTTCCCTG GTCTGGACGCCAGTCCCCCAGCCAGCACTCATGAACTCACCATTCCCAATGAT CTAATAGGCTGCATAATCGGGCGCCAGGGAACCAAGATCAACGAGATCCGACAAATGTCTGGGGCGCAGATCAAAATTGCTAACGCCATGGAGGGTTCGTCTGAGCGCCAGATCACCATTACAGGAACCCCTGCCAACATCAGCCTGGCCCAGTACCTCATCAACGCCAG GTTCAGGGACGTGGCAGCTATGTGGAACGACCCGTCATCTATGACCACCTCCTGA